In the genome of Caulobacter flavus, the window GAGATGGCCGCCGCCGCCCGTCTCAGCCCCAGCCACTTCTCGCGCGCCTTCCGCATCAGCTTCGGCGACGCGCCCAAGGCCTATGTGAACCGCCGCCGCATCGCCCGCTCCAAGACCATGATGCTGGACGGCGGCGACTCCCTGGCGGCGATTGCCCTGGCCTGCGGCCTGTCGGACCAGGCCCACTTCTGCCGGATGTTCCGCCGCTTCGAAGGCATGTCGCCCAGCGTCTGGCGCCGCCTGCGCGGCGGGGCGGCCGAGGTGGCGCAGACCGAGGCCGACTGGCCGGCGGCCGCGGCCGGCTGATCGGAGAGACGAGTGACCGCCGCCGTCATGCTTATCCACGGCGCCTGGCTGACGCCACGCGCCTGGGACCGTTTCAAGGCCCGATACGAGGCCCAGGGAATGACGGTGGTCGCGCCGGCCTGGCCGCTGATGGACGCGCCGGTCGAGGGCGTGCGCGGCCTGTCGCCCCGGGCCCTGGGCAGGCTGACCCTCGAGGCGGTGGTCGAGGCCCACGCCGCGCACGCCGTGGCCATGGTCGAGCCGCCGATCCTGATCGGTCACGGGCTGGGCGGTCTGGTCGTGCAGCGCCTGCTCGACGGCGGCTGCGGCGCCTGCGGGGTGGCCATCGCCTCGACGCCGCCTCTGGGCCTTCTGGCCCGGCCCCGCGCGGCCTGGGCGCTGCGGCGGCTGCTGGCGCGCTGGAACGGCGCCGCGCCGCTGTCGCCGGAAGGCTTCGCCGATCTGTTCGCCCACACCCTGCCCGAAGATCAGCGCCGGCTGGCCTATGCCGAGCACGTGGTTCCCGCGCCGGCCCGGGTGTTGCGCCAGGCCCTGCTGGGGCCGGGCGGCGGCGCGGCCAGGGCGGCCCGCCGCCGTCCGCCGCTGCTGCTGATCGCCGGCGACGAGGACCGGATGGCGCCGCCGGCCATGGTCGCCGCCGCCGCCCGCCATCAGCGTCGTGCGGCTTCTCGCACCGACCTGCAGTGCTTTTCCGGCCGCTCCCACTGGCTGTGCAACGAGCCGGGCTGGGAGGACGTCGCCGACTTCGCGCTGGACTGGGCCCTGGCCAACGGCAGGGCAGCCTCGCCGGCGACGCGCGCGGCCCTTCCGGGTCAAGCCCCGAAAGGGTAATCGTGCGCCGCTTTCGTGTATGGTCGTGTTTCGCCAAACCCGCCAACTGTACGAGTCCCATGTGCAAGGACCGGTTCCCGGACGTCGCCGAATGAACGAGCATCCCGCCGGCGGCGCGCCTGGCGACGACCGTATCCGCGTGCTTATCGCCGACGACCACCCCATGCTGCGCGAGGGGGTGATCGCGGTGCTCGAGACCCAGTCCGACATGGTGGTGGTGGGCGAGGCGGCCACCGGCGACGAGGCGATCGCCGGCTGGGAGCGGCTGCGCCCCGACATCACGCTGATGGACCTGCAGATGCCCGGCAACGGCGTGGTGGCCATCGAGACCATCCGCCGCTCGCACCCCGAGGCGCGGATCATCGTGCTGACCACCTTCACCGGCGACGCCCAGGCCCTGCACGCCCTGCGGGCCGGGGCGGCGGGGTATCTGCTGAAGAGCAGCCTGCGCCGCGACCTGCTGGACGCCATCCGGGGCGTCCACGCTGGCCGCCGCCACCTGCAGGCGGAGGTCGCCGAGCGCATCGCCATCCACGCCATCGACGAGTCGCTGAACGCGCGCGAGATCACCGTCCTGCAGCTGATCGCCAACGGCAATTCCAACAAGCACATCGCCCGCGAGCTGAACCTGTCGGAAGACACCATCAAGTCGAACATCAAGAGCATCTTCGCCAAGCTCTATGTGAACGACCGGACCCACGCGGTGACCGTCGCCGCCAAGCGCGGCATCATCGACCTTTGAGCCGGGCGGGGGGGCTTCGAGGCGGACTGGCGAGCGCGGCGCTCGCCGTGACCTTGGGCTTGAACTGGGCCCTGGCTGGAACGGCCGTGGCCGCGCCGACGCTCGAGCCCCTGGCCGAGTACAAGCGCGTCAGCTGGTCGATCGAGGGCGGGGCGCCCAGCCGGGTCAACACCATCGGCCAGTCCAGGGACGGCTATCTGTGGATCGGCAGCGTCGATGGTCTGTTCCGCTTCGACGGCGTCGCCTTCGAGCCCATCCAGCGCGACGGCCCCAAGCCCGGGCGGCTGAACGTCTCGCAGGTGCTGGGCGCGCGCTCGGGAGCGCTGTGGGCGGGCCTGGGCCGCGGCGGCGGCGTCGTGGTCTATCGCGACGGCCGGCTGATCGACGCCCGAATGCCCGATCCCTCGCGCGAGGTCACCAGCCTGGCCGAGGACCGCGAGGGCGGGATCTGGGTCGCCCGGGGCGGCCGCAAGCGCGCCACCCTGGCCCGCTGGCATGACGGTCGCTGGCGGGAGTTCGGACCTGAGGCGGGCCTTCCCGAGCAGGAGATCTGGCAGGTCTTCTTCGACCGCGACGGCGTGCAATGGCTGGTGCTGACCGACACCGTGCTGCGCCGTGCGCCGGGCGAGACGCGGTTTTCGCCGACCGGCGCCAAGGTCGCGCGCCGGGCCAGCCTTGCCGAGGACGCCCTGGGGCGGCTCTGGCTGTCCGACACCGCCAGCACCCGCCTGCTGCGCGGCGAGACCCCGGCGGCCTCGTCCCTGACCAGGGCCTATCCCCGCCGCGACGAGGTGGGCGCCTCGCGGATCCTGTTCGACCGCAAGGGCGACCTGTGGGGCGCGACCTGGACCGACGGCGTCGTCCACATCGCGGCGCCCGGCGTGGCGGCCCGCCGGGCCGACGCCGGGACCCTGCGCATCCAGTCCTACAAGGCCGTGCACGGCCTGACCTCGGACCAGACCCACGCCGTTTTCGAGGACCGCGAGGGCAATGTCTGGTTCGGCACCGAGCTGGGCCTGGACATGATGCGGCCGGCCGCGGTGACGGTCGAGCAGGCCATTCCGCCCAACTCCGCGCGCGGCTATCGCATGACCTCCACGGCCGACGGAACGGTGTGGGTCGCCGACGCCCATACCCTCTACGCCATCGCGCCGGGCCGCTCGCCCAAGCCGGTCCTGAAGACCGCGTGGTCGGCCGGCTCGCTGTGCGCGAGCGCTGGCGACGCCGTCTGGGTGACGCTGCGCGACACCGTGCTGCGGGTGCGCGGCGACAAGGTCGAGACCTTCGCCAAGCCGGCCGAGGCCAGCGCCTACGGCTGCGCCGAGGACAAGAACGGACGCCTGTGGATGGCCGCCCTCGACAAGGGCCTCTACTGGCGCGAGGGCGGGGCCTGGAACCGCTGGCCGGGCGGCGGGGGCATCGCCTCGAACGCCGCGCCGCAGGCCGACGGCCGCGCCGCCGTGCTGTTCCGCAACGCCCCGACGCTGCAAGGGGCCGCGCCGTTCGAGCCGATCCACAAGGCCCGCTTCCCGATCGGCGAGATCGAGGGGCTGCTGCCCGGCCGCGAGGCGCTCTATCTCAGCGGCGGCCAGGGTTTCGCGCGGCTGCGCGGCGGAGCGACCGCCAGCCTCGACGCCGAGCGCTATCCGTGGCTGGCCTCGGTCAACGGCCTGGTCCAGACCCCGGCCGGCGACACCTGGACGATTGGCGACGCGGGCGTGGTGCGGATGCGCTCGGCCGACCTCGACCATGCCCTGGACCGGCCGGGCGCGCCGCTGCCGCGCCGGGTGTTCGACTTCCGCGACGGCCTCAACAGCTTCGTCCAGAAGTCGCCGGGCCGGCAGATCGCCGCCGGCGGCGACGGCCGGATCTGGATCCTCACCCGCCGCAACGTCGTCGTCGTCGATCCCGCCCGGCTGACCGTCAACACCCTGCCGCCGCCGGTGGCGGTGCGCGCGGTGATGGTGGGCGACCGGCACTTCCGCGATCCGACCGCCCTGCGCCTGCCGGCCGGCACGCGCGGCCTGCGCATCCACTACACGGCGCTGAGCTTTCCCGCGCCCGACCGCGTGCGCTTCCAGTATCGGCTGGAGGGCTTCGACAAGGACTGGATCGACGCCGGCGACCGGCGCGAGGTCATCTACGACAACCTGCATCCGGGGACCTTCACGTTCCGCGTCAAGGCGGCCAACAGCGACGGCGTCTGGAACGAGCAGGGGGCGACCCTCACCGTCGAGATCCCGCCGACCCTGGTCGAGACCTGGTGGTTCCGCGCCGCCTGCGTACTGGCCGTGGCCCTGGCGCTGTGGGGCGTCTACGCGCTGCGGCTGCGGCGAGTGTCGGCCCAGATCAAGGACCGGCTGGAGCAGCGCGCCGCCGAGCGCGAGCGCATCGCCCGCGAGCTGCACGACACCCTGCTGCAGAGCGTGCAGGGCCTGATCATGCGGTTCCAGTCGGTGGCCTACCAGATCCCCGACGACCTGCCGGCCAGGGACGTGATCAACCAGGCGCTGGACCGCGCCGACCAGATGCTGGTCGAGGGCCGCGACCGGGTGCGCGACCTGCGCGGGGCGGAGGTGCGGCGGCTCGACATCGTGCTGCGCGAACTGATGGCCGAGCAGCCGTTCGAGACGGGGGTGAAGGTCGAGCTGGTCTCGGAGGGCGCGCCGCGTCCGGTGCAGCCGCTGGTGCAGGAGGAGATCGTCCGCATCGCCGGCGAGGCCCTGTTCAACGCCGCTCGCCACGCCAAGGCCAGCCAGGTGCTGGTCAAGGTGTCGTACGGGGTGCGGCAGCTGCAGGTGACTATCCGCGACGACGGGGTGGGCATCGGGGCCAACCGCATGGCCTGGGCCAGCCGCGAGGGCCATTACGGCCTGATCGGCATGCACGAGCGGGCCGGCAAGATGGGCGCCCAACTGGCCATCGAGAGCGCCTCGGGCAAGGGCACGACCATCGCCCTCAGCGTCGCCGGCTCCATCGCCTATCCGACCCAGCCCTGGTTCGCGCGGCTGGGGCGAAAGAGGGGCGGGGCCTAGGCGTCAGGCCTTCAGCCACACCGCCACGGCCGACAGGGTAATGCAGGCGATGGCGGTGGTCAGGGCGACGGTGCGGGCGCCGCCGCGGACAAAGACGCCATAGGCGCGGGTCTGGATGAAGACATTGACCGCCGACGGGGTCGCCGCCAGCAGGGTCGCGGCCAGGTGGAAGGTGGCGGGAGCGGGCGTCAGCCCGACGACGAACCAGACCAGCGACGGCAGGACCAGCAGCTTGGCGATCGCGGCGAGCGCCACGGGGCTCCAGCGGGGCGTGGCGGCGTCGGCTTCGGCGGGCAGGCCCAGCACCACGCCCAGGGCCACCAGCGCCACCGGGCTGCCCGAGGCGGCGGCCGCGCCGACCGCACGGTCGAGCACGCCGGGCAACTGCAGGCCCAGCAGGGCCAGGCCCGTCCCGAACAGGGCGGCCGCGACGATCGGGTTGCGGAACGCCTGCATGGTCGAGCGCCAGACCGAGCGCCCGCCGGCCCAGCCCAGCAAGGCCACGCCCAGGGCCGTGGCCAGCACGAAGTCGATGGCGACCATGCCGGCGCCGACGCGGGCGACCTCGGGGCCGAACACCGCGGCGGCCACCGGCAGGCCGAGGAAGGCGCTGTTGCCGACACCGGCGGCCATGGCCGCGCCCGCGCGCTCGCCCCGGTCCCAGCGCAGGGCCAGGCCGCCGCCGACCATCACGGCCATGATCACGGCCAGGCAGCCGGCGTAGGCGGCGAGCCCCAGGGTCAGGTCGTGGTCCGGCCGGCCCATGCGCGACAGCGAGTGCACCAGCAGGGCGGGGAAGCCGATCCAGTAGACGTAGGCCGACAGTCCCTGGGCCATGCGGCCGTCCAGCAGCCGCAGCCGCGCCAGGGTCACGCCCGCGCCGACCAGCAGGAAGAACGGCAGGGCGCGGGCCAGCACCTCCAGCGTCAGGGCGATCATGCCGAGGGCGCCCGGAGCGGCGAAGGAAGGAACATGCGCGAGGGCCTCGGCGGAAGACGCGGTTCGCTGGATAGCACCGCCCGCGCGCCGGGGTCAAAAGCGGCGCCGCACGAACGGGCCCGCCTGTTGCGGCCCGGTCGAAACGAGCGCCAGATGGGGCCATGAGCGACCCCGTCCAATTCCTCCGCGCCGTCCCGATCCTGCGCAGCTTCGACGAATCCAAGGCGCGGGAGTTCTATCTCGGCTTTCTCGGCTTCTCGGTGCAGTTCGAGCACCGCTTCGAGCCGGGCATGCCGCTGTACATGGGGATCGAGCGGGCAGGGCTGGTGCTGCACCTGTCCGAACACCACGGCGACGCCGCGCCGGGCTCGACCGTCTACGTGCCGATGAAGGGTGTCCGCGCCTACCAGGCAGAACTGATAGGCAAGAACTACGGCTACGGTCGGCCCGGCGTCGACGAACAGCCGTGGGGCGACGTGCTGCAGGTGCACGATCCCTTCGCCAACCGCATCCGCTTCTGCGAAGAGCGCGGT includes:
- a CDS encoding alpha/beta fold hydrolase; this encodes MTAAVMLIHGAWLTPRAWDRFKARYEAQGMTVVAPAWPLMDAPVEGVRGLSPRALGRLTLEAVVEAHAAHAVAMVEPPILIGHGLGGLVVQRLLDGGCGACGVAIASTPPLGLLARPRAAWALRRLLARWNGAAPLSPEGFADLFAHTLPEDQRRLAYAEHVVPAPARVLRQALLGPGGGAARAARRRPPLLLIAGDEDRMAPPAMVAAAARHQRRAASRTDLQCFSGRSHWLCNEPGWEDVADFALDWALANGRAASPATRAALPGQAPKG
- a CDS encoding response regulator transcription factor, translating into MNEHPAGGAPGDDRIRVLIADDHPMLREGVIAVLETQSDMVVVGEAATGDEAIAGWERLRPDITLMDLQMPGNGVVAIETIRRSHPEARIIVLTTFTGDAQALHALRAGAAGYLLKSSLRRDLLDAIRGVHAGRRHLQAEVAERIAIHAIDESLNAREITVLQLIANGNSNKHIARELNLSEDTIKSNIKSIFAKLYVNDRTHAVTVAAKRGIIDL
- a CDS encoding sensor histidine kinase; protein product: MTLGLNWALAGTAVAAPTLEPLAEYKRVSWSIEGGAPSRVNTIGQSRDGYLWIGSVDGLFRFDGVAFEPIQRDGPKPGRLNVSQVLGARSGALWAGLGRGGGVVVYRDGRLIDARMPDPSREVTSLAEDREGGIWVARGGRKRATLARWHDGRWREFGPEAGLPEQEIWQVFFDRDGVQWLVLTDTVLRRAPGETRFSPTGAKVARRASLAEDALGRLWLSDTASTRLLRGETPAASSLTRAYPRRDEVGASRILFDRKGDLWGATWTDGVVHIAAPGVAARRADAGTLRIQSYKAVHGLTSDQTHAVFEDREGNVWFGTELGLDMMRPAAVTVEQAIPPNSARGYRMTSTADGTVWVADAHTLYAIAPGRSPKPVLKTAWSAGSLCASAGDAVWVTLRDTVLRVRGDKVETFAKPAEASAYGCAEDKNGRLWMAALDKGLYWREGGAWNRWPGGGGIASNAAPQADGRAAVLFRNAPTLQGAAPFEPIHKARFPIGEIEGLLPGREALYLSGGQGFARLRGGATASLDAERYPWLASVNGLVQTPAGDTWTIGDAGVVRMRSADLDHALDRPGAPLPRRVFDFRDGLNSFVQKSPGRQIAAGGDGRIWILTRRNVVVVDPARLTVNTLPPPVAVRAVMVGDRHFRDPTALRLPAGTRGLRIHYTALSFPAPDRVRFQYRLEGFDKDWIDAGDRREVIYDNLHPGTFTFRVKAANSDGVWNEQGATLTVEIPPTLVETWWFRAACVLAVALALWGVYALRLRRVSAQIKDRLEQRAAERERIARELHDTLLQSVQGLIMRFQSVAYQIPDDLPARDVINQALDRADQMLVEGRDRVRDLRGAEVRRLDIVLRELMAEQPFETGVKVELVSEGAPRPVQPLVQEEIVRIAGEALFNAARHAKASQVLVKVSYGVRQLQVTIRDDGVGIGANRMAWASREGHYGLIGMHERAGKMGAQLAIESASGKGTTIALSVAGSIAYPTQPWFARLGRKRGGA
- a CDS encoding AEC family transporter, whose protein sequence is MIALTLEVLARALPFFLLVGAGVTLARLRLLDGRMAQGLSAYVYWIGFPALLVHSLSRMGRPDHDLTLGLAAYAGCLAVIMAVMVGGGLALRWDRGERAGAAMAAGVGNSAFLGLPVAAAVFGPEVARVGAGMVAIDFVLATALGVALLGWAGGRSVWRSTMQAFRNPIVAAALFGTGLALLGLQLPGVLDRAVGAAAASGSPVALVALGVVLGLPAEADAATPRWSPVALAAIAKLLVLPSLVWFVVGLTPAPATFHLAATLLAATPSAVNVFIQTRAYGVFVRGGARTVALTTAIACITLSAVAVWLKA
- a CDS encoding glyoxalase superfamily protein, whose protein sequence is MSDPVQFLRAVPILRSFDESKAREFYLGFLGFSVQFEHRFEPGMPLYMGIERAGLVLHLSEHHGDAAPGSTVYVPMKGVRAYQAELIGKNYGYGRPGVDEQPWGDVLQVHDPFANRIRFCEERG